The following are encoded together in the Armatimonadota bacterium genome:
- a CDS encoding single-stranded DNA-binding protein, with amino-acid sequence MADLNLVALTGFATRDATLRQKSSGQVKAEFSFEVDRPFYRSTGEPVSDLFLVDVWEELGRWAVDNIREGTRLLVLGTLNKESYTTRGGREHLTIVKAKYIRPLGESLLDGQVDAEELKQDCWDRDMLVTTVQLLEGALLGANGSSADADYEDSEEY; translated from the coding sequence GTGGCAGACCTGAACCTCGTTGCTCTCACCGGTTTCGCGACGCGGGATGCCACACTGAGACAGAAGTCGTCCGGCCAAGTCAAGGCGGAGTTCAGCTTTGAGGTGGATCGGCCTTTCTACCGCTCCACCGGCGAACCCGTGTCCGATCTGTTCCTCGTGGACGTGTGGGAGGAGTTGGGGCGTTGGGCAGTGGACAACATCCGTGAGGGCACTCGTCTCCTGGTGCTTGGCACTCTGAACAAGGAAAGCTACACCACGCGAGGCGGCCGCGAGCACCTGACCATCGTCAAGGCCAAGTACATCCGCCCTCTGGGCGAGAGCCTTCTGGATGGCCAGGTGGACGCAGAGGAGCTCAAGCAGGACTGCTGGGATCGCGACATGCTGGTGACCACGGTGCAACTGCTCGAAGGGGCGCTGCTCGGCGCCAATGGGTCCTCCGCCGACGCAGACTACGAAGACAGCGAAGAGTACTGA
- a CDS encoding HAD hydrolase-like protein, translating into MELLLKDDRWCFACGHHNPHGLHLQDIHLEDDSCVCTFTPEKWHQGWADILHGGITSTLLDEVMTHLIYRRGFDAVTAEMTVRLKARIPIGEPLRVEARFSRVRGKFAETEGLLMLADGTTAATSTAKFFISPRELDGPTVPILTLAGRRAVIFDLFGTLVPVFDRASYFAVLDDCADALGIEREIFRDTFRADAAMRTKGQWTNLEQNLADIARRLGHEVSADTVRQAADIRAAYTREHLMNPHPDALKALARLREAEVPVQVISDCSPETPPLWLESPLAEFVPDPVLSCVVGMRKPDPAIYALACERLGADPREVVYVGDGDSEELPGAQRQGIFAVWVDRGETSAFRTAQHTECQAVVHSLDFIPVLLGIEKVPG; encoded by the coding sequence ATGGAACTGCTTCTCAAGGACGACCGGTGGTGTTTCGCTTGTGGGCATCACAATCCCCACGGCCTGCACCTGCAGGACATCCACCTCGAAGACGACTCCTGCGTCTGCACCTTCACACCCGAGAAGTGGCACCAGGGCTGGGCGGATATCCTTCACGGCGGCATCACCTCAACGCTGCTGGACGAAGTGATGACCCACCTCATCTATCGGCGCGGGTTCGACGCGGTCACGGCGGAGATGACCGTGCGGCTGAAAGCACGCATCCCCATTGGCGAGCCCCTTCGGGTGGAAGCCCGGTTCTCCCGGGTGCGCGGGAAGTTCGCAGAAACCGAAGGTCTGCTGATGCTCGCGGACGGGACGACGGCGGCGACCTCAACGGCCAAGTTCTTCATCAGCCCGCGGGAACTGGACGGCCCGACGGTGCCGATCCTCACCCTTGCGGGCCGGCGCGCGGTTATCTTCGACCTGTTCGGCACGCTGGTGCCAGTGTTCGACCGCGCCAGCTACTTCGCGGTACTCGACGACTGCGCGGATGCCTTGGGCATTGAGCGCGAGATTTTTCGGGACACGTTCCGGGCCGATGCCGCGATGCGCACCAAAGGACAGTGGACAAACCTGGAACAGAATCTCGCGGACATAGCACGGCGGCTCGGGCACGAGGTAAGCGCAGATACGGTTCGGCAGGCAGCGGACATCCGTGCGGCGTATACCCGGGAGCATCTGATGAACCCGCACCCGGACGCACTCAAGGCGCTGGCACGTCTGCGCGAAGCCGAGGTGCCGGTGCAGGTGATTAGCGACTGCTCCCCCGAGACCCCACCGCTGTGGCTGGAATCACCGCTGGCCGAGTTCGTGCCCGACCCGGTGCTGTCGTGCGTCGTTGGCATGCGCAAGCCGGACCCGGCGATCTACGCTCTGGCCTGCGAGCGTCTCGGAGCAGACCCGCGCGAAGTGGTCTACGTGGGCGACGGTGACAGCGAAGAGCTCCCGGGCGCGCAACGGCAGGGCATCTTCGCGGTTTGGGTTGATCGCGGGGAGACCAGCGCATTCCGTACCGCGCAGCACACCGAATGCCAGGCGGTCGTGCATAGCCTCGACTTCATCCCTGTGCTCTTGGGCATCGAAAAGGTGCCGGGCTGA
- a CDS encoding fibronectin-binding domain-containing protein, which yields MAFDSLTLKRIAADIRRLATGTRVQRVFAVSGSEVALELRRRLPRPLLLLSWSPEFGRVHLCRDAEPSPVIQLPFNELLRKHIRGATITDCRQVGFDRVLEIDFANCAGLGPHSRATLVAEIMGRRSNLILLDGDREVTGCARHVAARTNRYRETLPGLEYVPPPTFDRIDPHVVTPDRLICATGSGETVWDMLRATLMGASEIFLDETCARSGLDPKARPADLPPAWAEAVCRAMQELLGVAEAEGPGYVYIREDRPELPEFAWPIRLISHPELVPVETDDLSEALEELVHLRQVARTVGDRRERLRSLAGKALKKAQARENERLRALSEAGDAGKLRRHGELILANIHAIPAGAAEVTVNDYYEPNAPEVTLSLDPHYSAQQNAQALFARYKRAQRILERVPPLLEQARMERGYLEGVLEQIALARTSEELDQIEHELLREGYVGDQARKRSRPPRVGAVEPARTQSSDGFAILYGRTGPQNDAVMRAANPDDLWFHVKEGPGAHVVVRTNGRPESVPENTIREAAELAAGLSKWRTDSRADVNYTQARHLRKPPGAPPGFVTYTDFRTVTVRPKGPKSGSGAC from the coding sequence ATGGCATTCGACTCCCTGACACTGAAGCGAATCGCGGCAGACATCCGGCGCCTGGCAACGGGCACCCGGGTACAGCGTGTGTTTGCAGTGTCCGGCAGCGAGGTTGCCTTGGAACTGCGGCGCCGGCTGCCCAGGCCGCTCCTGCTGCTGTCTTGGTCGCCCGAGTTCGGCCGCGTCCATTTGTGCAGGGATGCGGAGCCATCGCCGGTGATCCAACTCCCCTTCAACGAGCTGTTGCGCAAACACATCCGCGGCGCAACGATCACTGATTGCCGGCAGGTGGGGTTCGACAGAGTCCTGGAAATCGACTTCGCCAACTGCGCGGGCCTGGGACCGCACTCGCGAGCCACCCTGGTGGCCGAGATCATGGGGCGTCGTTCGAACCTGATCCTGCTTGATGGGGACCGTGAGGTCACCGGGTGCGCGAGGCACGTTGCCGCGCGGACGAACCGCTATCGCGAGACGCTGCCGGGGCTGGAGTACGTGCCGCCGCCGACCTTCGACCGCATCGACCCGCATGTGGTTACCCCGGACCGGCTAATCTGCGCGACCGGCTCGGGCGAAACGGTCTGGGACATGCTGCGGGCCACGCTGATGGGCGCCAGCGAGATCTTCCTGGACGAGACCTGCGCGCGCAGCGGGCTGGACCCGAAGGCTCGGCCCGCGGATCTGCCGCCGGCGTGGGCAGAAGCAGTCTGCCGGGCAATGCAGGAGCTCCTCGGGGTGGCAGAGGCCGAGGGACCGGGATACGTATACATCCGTGAAGATCGGCCGGAGCTCCCGGAATTCGCGTGGCCAATCCGGCTGATCAGCCACCCCGAACTGGTGCCTGTGGAGACGGATGACCTGTCCGAAGCGCTGGAAGAACTGGTGCACCTGCGGCAGGTCGCCCGGACGGTCGGGGACCGCAGGGAGCGTCTCAGGAGCCTGGCCGGCAAGGCGCTCAAGAAGGCCCAGGCACGGGAAAACGAGCGCCTGCGAGCGCTGAGCGAAGCCGGGGATGCGGGGAAGCTCCGGCGGCACGGCGAGCTGATTCTCGCGAATATACATGCAATCCCGGCGGGGGCGGCGGAAGTGACGGTGAACGACTATTACGAGCCGAACGCTCCGGAGGTGACCCTCAGTCTCGATCCACACTACTCAGCCCAGCAGAATGCACAAGCGCTGTTCGCGCGGTACAAGCGGGCCCAGCGCATCCTGGAGCGCGTCCCGCCGTTGCTGGAGCAAGCAAGGATGGAGCGCGGCTACCTGGAAGGCGTGTTGGAGCAGATCGCCCTGGCGCGGACGTCTGAGGAACTGGATCAGATCGAGCACGAACTGTTGCGAGAGGGTTACGTGGGCGACCAGGCCCGAAAGCGAAGCAGGCCGCCGCGGGTGGGGGCGGTGGAGCCGGCACGCACCCAATCGAGTGACGGCTTTGCAATCCTGTACGGGCGAACCGGGCCGCAGAATGACGCCGTCATGCGGGCGGCGAACCCGGATGACCTTTGGTTCCACGTCAAGGAGGGCCCTGGCGCTCACGTGGTGGTGCGCACGAACGGACGGCCAGAGAGCGTCCCGGAGAACACTATTCGAGAGGCGGCGGAACTCGCGGCGGGCCTGAGCAAGTGGCGCACCGACAGCCGGGCTGATGTCAACTACACCCAGGCCCGGCACCTGCGCAAACCTCCCGGAGCCCCGCCGGGATTCGTGACCTATACCGATTTCCGGACGGTCACAGTTCGGCCGAAGGGACCGAAATCGGGATCGGGTGCGTGCTGA
- a CDS encoding beta-galactosidase produces the protein MMLRFIAAIGVVLVTAAWGDLTWDFDSPDELMSVNHVEGGGVSKGLVFGQTSWDPYIYMRMPELGHNVSELPYLTVRMYSSEDADSLAVYYKCTDGLWGLGNTLPVKKGWAIYRADLREALWTESGMAAEARQWGGRNKQVIMLRIDPGNQDGRWVVVDRVTLSTEPGGELGIELEPRGTAQGATVQVPAEVQAGEGIPAEFSCAVSGEGRPERGNLLLAITGPKRVLQVHVLPVDLARDELRLRDLFPTSKYSFGGDMTVTARVLELDGEAQANAPVRVVNPMVGKQTPPVTEVRDFNGDPCLYVNGKAEPLITYLHHGGEAGKLHGEMRQTGIHVFSDWFGASVAGDLGRSEDGEYDYARFDDYFTTVLEAVPEARFLPHIGVVAPLWWQKQHPDECCVLANGDRWPSSMASKLWMQEMSADLRKLIEHLRKAPYADRILGYIFYAGYTAEWQSWGTWQASVCDYSPPAVNGFRAWLRERYGTEEALRKAWGNAEVTFATAAVPPAERRLEAGDFLLDPAKDRQVIDYNLYSSDFIADAICHFARATKEAVDGSQIVGTYYGYMAAHGARQQVCGHNALARVLASPDIDFLMSPPMYAHRNIGETSTFMSATESVKLHGKLWLDESDLRSYLSDPGAGYGRTKTPEHSVATTWREFANVVTRKAGVSWFDMSGGWFSGQPMLDAYRRQMEIIGRIFTHRRPYTADVALFVDERSYAHYRRSNLTNVMVQETVSRMPEMGATWDMYLKSDLGNPALPAYRLYAVLNATCMDPDTARKLLEKARAEGATVLWVYAPGYSTDSGFDHSRLERVTGMQVQVQAEGSGGAYRIEPGTRFAAGIEASALLGPETTVSPRFAIIDAEAEPIARYSDSGQVAIGRKIVDGVPVIYCAPVAMPIPLWRNIARECGAHIWLDTGDGLYTDGQYLAVHAAADGTKTVRIPGPPRNVENLVTGAKLAESTNEITLEMRMGETVSLYLTPAK, from the coding sequence ATGATGCTGAGATTCATCGCTGCAATCGGGGTGGTTCTGGTGACGGCGGCCTGGGGAGACCTCACCTGGGACTTCGACTCTCCGGACGAGTTGATGAGCGTGAATCACGTGGAAGGCGGCGGGGTTAGCAAGGGGCTGGTCTTCGGCCAGACCAGCTGGGACCCGTACATATACATGCGTATGCCCGAACTGGGGCACAATGTGAGCGAACTGCCGTATCTCACAGTCCGCATGTACTCTTCCGAAGACGCCGACTCGCTGGCGGTGTACTACAAATGCACCGATGGTCTGTGGGGCCTGGGGAATACGCTCCCGGTGAAGAAGGGCTGGGCCATCTACCGTGCCGATTTGCGCGAGGCGCTGTGGACCGAGTCCGGCATGGCCGCCGAGGCCCGACAGTGGGGTGGGCGCAACAAGCAGGTCATCATGCTGCGCATCGACCCCGGCAACCAGGACGGGCGCTGGGTGGTGGTCGACCGGGTGACGCTGTCCACCGAGCCCGGCGGCGAACTGGGCATCGAACTTGAGCCCCGGGGGACCGCGCAAGGGGCGACTGTCCAGGTCCCGGCGGAAGTCCAGGCGGGAGAGGGGATTCCGGCCGAGTTCTCGTGCGCTGTCAGCGGCGAGGGCAGGCCAGAGAGAGGCAACCTTCTACTGGCCATCACCGGGCCGAAGCGGGTCCTGCAGGTTCACGTTCTGCCGGTTGACCTGGCGCGGGATGAACTGCGATTGCGGGATCTGTTCCCGACCTCAAAGTACTCCTTCGGCGGAGACATGACCGTCACCGCGCGGGTCCTGGAACTGGATGGCGAAGCGCAAGCGAATGCTCCGGTGAGGGTCGTGAACCCAATGGTCGGCAAGCAGACGCCGCCGGTCACCGAAGTGCGTGACTTCAACGGCGACCCCTGCCTCTACGTAAACGGCAAGGCGGAGCCGCTCATCACTTACCTGCACCATGGTGGCGAGGCCGGCAAGCTGCACGGTGAGATGCGCCAGACGGGCATCCACGTCTTCTCGGACTGGTTCGGCGCCTCTGTGGCAGGCGATCTTGGACGCAGCGAAGACGGCGAGTATGACTATGCGCGGTTCGATGACTACTTCACGACCGTCCTCGAAGCGGTGCCCGAGGCCCGGTTCCTGCCCCACATCGGCGTGGTGGCGCCGCTCTGGTGGCAGAAGCAGCACCCGGATGAGTGCTGTGTACTCGCGAACGGCGACCGGTGGCCCAGTTCCATGGCATCGAAGCTCTGGATGCAGGAGATGTCCGCCGACCTGCGCAAGCTCATCGAGCACCTGCGCAAGGCGCCTTACGCGGACCGAATCCTGGGGTATATCTTCTACGCCGGGTACACCGCGGAGTGGCAGAGCTGGGGCACCTGGCAGGCATCTGTGTGCGACTACAGCCCGCCGGCGGTCAACGGTTTCCGCGCCTGGCTGCGTGAGCGGTACGGCACGGAAGAAGCGCTCCGCAAGGCCTGGGGAAACGCCGAAGTGACTTTCGCGACCGCCGCTGTGCCGCCCGCGGAACGCCGCCTGGAAGCCGGGGATTTCCTCCTGGACCCCGCGAAAGATCGGCAGGTCATCGATTACAACCTCTACAGCAGCGACTTCATTGCCGATGCCATTTGCCACTTCGCCCGGGCGACCAAGGAAGCGGTGGATGGGTCGCAGATTGTGGGCACCTACTACGGTTACATGGCGGCCCACGGCGCGAGGCAGCAGGTATGCGGGCACAATGCTCTGGCCCGGGTTCTGGCATCCCCGGACATCGACTTCCTCATGAGCCCGCCGATGTACGCACACCGGAACATCGGCGAGACCAGCACCTTCATGTCCGCAACGGAGTCGGTAAAACTCCACGGCAAACTGTGGTTGGACGAGTCGGACCTGCGGTCGTACCTGTCTGACCCGGGGGCTGGCTATGGCCGTACGAAAACGCCGGAGCATTCGGTGGCCACCACCTGGCGAGAGTTCGCAAACGTGGTCACCCGCAAGGCCGGGGTGTCATGGTTCGACATGTCCGGTGGGTGGTTCTCCGGGCAGCCCATGCTCGACGCTTACCGGCGGCAGATGGAAATCATCGGCCGCATCTTCACCCACCGCCGCCCGTACACGGCGGACGTGGCGCTGTTCGTGGATGAGCGCAGCTATGCCCACTATCGGCGCTCGAATCTCACCAATGTAATGGTCCAGGAGACCGTCTCCAGGATGCCCGAGATGGGCGCGACGTGGGACATGTACCTCAAGTCGGACCTGGGCAACCCTGCACTGCCTGCGTACAGGCTCTATGCGGTGCTGAATGCGACCTGCATGGACCCTGACACGGCCCGGAAGCTGTTAGAGAAGGCACGGGCGGAGGGGGCCACCGTCCTGTGGGTGTACGCGCCCGGCTACAGCACCGATTCCGGCTTCGATCACTCGCGGCTGGAGCGGGTGACCGGGATGCAGGTTCAGGTGCAGGCGGAGGGCTCCGGCGGTGCATACCGCATAGAACCGGGAACGCGCTTTGCGGCCGGCATTGAGGCCAGTGCGCTGCTGGGCCCGGAGACCACCGTGTCACCGCGATTCGCCATTATCGACGCCGAAGCAGAGCCCATCGCGCGCTACTCCGACAGCGGACAGGTGGCCATTGGGCGGAAGATCGTTGACGGTGTTCCGGTGATCTACTGCGCGCCGGTGGCTATGCCGATCCCCTTGTGGCGCAATATCGCCCGGGAATGCGGCGCGCATATCTGGCTAGATACCGGCGACGGTCTCTACACCGACGGGCAGTATCTCGCTGTTCACGCGGCTGCGGACGGGACGAAAACCGTGCGCATCCCCGGGCCTCCCCGAAACGTGGAGAATCTGGTGACCGGCGCGAAGCTAGCCGAGAGCACCAATGAGATCACCCTCGAGATGAGAATGGGCGAGACGGTGAGCCTTTACCTCACGCCGGCTAAGTGA
- a CDS encoding DUF3604 domain-containing protein has translation MELYWGDMHAQFKPQWQPEGDWEQVLRRAFESARGHIDIFPPVYYPAFFYNTPEGLHVETVGMRPEFAEEWELVKRLVREYNAPGELISYPAYEWTGDRTRWGDCNVFYNEDDPPLDLSMEIEHLFANLNRHQAIAIPHHTGYLVGQRGKDWSHHNERLCPVTEIFSCHGSSEGCNTPFGMVSNAQMAPRVSGGTVQDALAQGIRTGIIASGDNGSGFPGRWGTGLMGLWAPELTRDAVWEALKARRTYGVTGDRIQLMFAINNTFMGDVLREPRHCLVRAKLDCTQALDRIEVIRDNRVVHTHCHNGTWTPPTHGTIRAKIPVEFGWGPAGFHGFKTGRAEWRGSLRVTCGSVVGAEGCFTTHGNRIDRVSDGEMKFTITTQDRQGPAVTATSQQTIVFEVRSPVAEPIILEVDGKVMNFRLLEALKRSALIVFLEESRERVREQFRIDPDTVENPDVFYHNAHIVKRHTAIPEAGYRFEMEWDDPEGPRGKHFYYLRVSQLNGQMAWSSPIWVEGSQS, from the coding sequence ATGGAGTTGTACTGGGGCGATATGCACGCCCAGTTCAAACCGCAATGGCAGCCCGAGGGCGACTGGGAGCAGGTACTGCGCCGGGCTTTCGAAAGCGCCCGTGGGCACATCGACATTTTCCCGCCGGTCTACTACCCGGCCTTTTTCTACAACACGCCCGAGGGGCTCCATGTGGAGACGGTGGGCATGCGGCCGGAGTTCGCCGAAGAGTGGGAACTAGTCAAGCGCCTGGTGCGCGAGTACAACGCCCCCGGCGAATTAATCTCATACCCCGCGTATGAGTGGACCGGCGACCGCACCCGCTGGGGTGACTGCAACGTTTTCTACAACGAGGACGACCCGCCGCTGGACCTGTCAATGGAGATTGAGCACTTGTTCGCGAACCTCAACAGGCACCAGGCCATCGCCATCCCGCATCACACCGGATACCTCGTGGGACAGCGCGGCAAGGACTGGAGCCACCACAACGAGCGGCTCTGCCCGGTGACCGAGATCTTCTCATGCCACGGGTCGTCGGAGGGCTGTAACACGCCCTTCGGAATGGTCAGCAACGCCCAGATGGCTCCGAGGGTGTCAGGCGGAACGGTCCAGGACGCCCTGGCCCAGGGTATCAGGACCGGCATCATAGCTTCCGGGGACAACGGGAGCGGTTTCCCGGGGCGCTGGGGAACCGGGCTGATGGGCCTGTGGGCTCCAGAACTCACTCGCGATGCCGTGTGGGAGGCCCTGAAAGCGCGGCGCACATACGGGGTGACGGGCGACCGCATCCAACTCATGTTCGCAATCAACAATACGTTCATGGGCGACGTTCTTCGCGAGCCGCGCCACTGCCTGGTGCGGGCGAAGCTCGACTGCACTCAGGCGCTGGACCGCATCGAAGTCATCCGGGACAACCGGGTAGTACACACTCACTGCCACAATGGCACCTGGACACCGCCGACCCATGGGACGATCCGCGCGAAGATCCCGGTGGAATTCGGCTGGGGACCGGCGGGCTTCCACGGGTTCAAGACCGGGCGCGCTGAATGGAGGGGCAGCTTGCGCGTAACGTGCGGGTCGGTTGTCGGTGCCGAAGGATGCTTCACCACCCACGGCAACCGTATCGACCGGGTGAGCGACGGTGAGATGAAGTTCACGATCACCACCCAGGACCGGCAGGGGCCGGCGGTCACCGCCACCAGCCAGCAGACGATCGTTTTCGAAGTGCGCAGCCCCGTGGCCGAGCCGATAATCCTGGAGGTTGATGGGAAGGTAATGAACTTCCGCCTCCTGGAAGCCCTGAAGCGGTCGGCGCTTATCGTCTTCCTCGAGGAATCGCGGGAGCGAGTGCGGGAGCAGTTCCGAATCGATCCGGACACGGTGGAGAACCCGGATGTCTTCTACCACAACGCACACATCGTCAAGCGGCATACGGCGATCCCCGAGGCGGGTTATCGGTTCGAGATGGAATGGGATGACCCGGAAGGACCGCGGGGCAAGCATTTCTATTATCTGCGGGTAAGCCAGCTCAATGGCCAGATGGCATGGTCGAGCCCGATCTGGGTGGAGGGCAGTCAGAGCTGA
- a CDS encoding class I SAM-dependent methyltransferase, whose translation MTEIVVTTSVGATGESLARAQEAGEFLGARVVPRNRRGLAKLCEQEGAEGVLVVGSRDVYHEPASGLEFFFHPNLAKMRIGNMKGGKPDHLVSAMGLREGDHVLDCTLGFAAEAIVCAWVVGESGRVVGLEKSPIIAFLAIQGLQRMETVSKAFTALMRRIEAIHVDHREYLPKCADRSFDLVYFDPIFDEPIRKSQSMAPLRAVAEREPLSGEAVREAVRVARRRVVIKQRRNTELWSRIPVTRIAAGPGSRVEYGVIELG comes from the coding sequence ATGACCGAGATCGTGGTCACCACTTCGGTAGGCGCCACCGGAGAGAGCCTGGCACGAGCACAGGAAGCCGGGGAGTTCCTGGGCGCGCGGGTCGTACCCCGCAATCGCCGCGGCCTGGCGAAGCTCTGCGAACAGGAAGGCGCCGAGGGAGTGCTGGTTGTTGGCTCCAGAGATGTGTATCACGAGCCTGCCAGTGGCTTGGAATTCTTCTTCCACCCGAATCTCGCGAAGATGCGCATCGGCAATATGAAAGGCGGCAAGCCCGACCACCTCGTGTCCGCCATGGGGCTGCGAGAGGGGGATCACGTGCTGGACTGCACCCTGGGTTTTGCAGCGGAAGCCATCGTCTGCGCGTGGGTGGTGGGGGAGTCCGGTCGCGTCGTGGGACTTGAGAAGTCGCCGATCATCGCGTTCCTCGCGATCCAGGGTCTGCAGCGCATGGAGACGGTCAGCAAGGCCTTCACTGCGCTCATGCGGCGCATCGAAGCGATCCACGTCGACCACAGGGAGTACCTGCCCAAGTGTGCTGATAGATCCTTCGATCTGGTCTATTTCGATCCGATTTTCGACGAGCCCATCAGGAAGTCCCAGAGCATGGCGCCGCTGCGAGCCGTGGCGGAGCGCGAGCCACTGAGCGGAGAGGCGGTACGCGAGGCGGTGCGTGTCGCCCGGCGGCGAGTGGTGATCAAACAACGCCGGAACACCGAACTCTGGAGCCGGATTCCAGTCACCCGCATTGCGGCGGGTCCCGGGAGCCGGGTAGAGTACGGGGTCATTGAGTTAGGGTAA
- a CDS encoding decaprenyl-phosphate phosphoribosyltransferase, producing the protein MSLPLNLLKAMRPKQWTKNLLLFAALLFAKEYAHADSVLRVVAAFALFCILSGTVYLVNDVADLEQDRKHPRKRLRPIASGALSPATALAAAAILAPISVVGCFLVSTPTGFVALAYLGLTLSYHFMLKHVVILDALAVSGGFVLRAVAGAEAIQVEISPWLLMCTLLLALFLTFTKRRQELVALEEEALATRQILSEYTPELLDQMIAVVTASTLMSYCLYTISDRTVHEVGSRDLIFTIPFVIYGIFRYLYLVHRHGQGEAPDRVLLTDAPLLATVALYVVVVAVIFYLASGGLGGPLLPANGRY; encoded by the coding sequence ATGAGCCTTCCGCTGAACCTGCTCAAGGCGATGCGGCCCAAGCAGTGGACCAAGAACCTGCTCCTTTTCGCAGCCTTGCTTTTTGCCAAGGAGTACGCCCACGCGGACTCGGTCTTGCGCGTTGTCGCGGCGTTCGCCCTTTTCTGCATATTGTCCGGAACGGTCTACCTGGTCAATGACGTCGCCGACCTGGAGCAGGACCGCAAGCATCCGCGCAAGCGCCTGCGGCCCATCGCTTCCGGAGCACTGTCACCCGCAACGGCGCTGGCAGCTGCTGCGATCCTGGCACCTATCAGTGTGGTGGGGTGCTTCCTCGTCTCAACCCCCACCGGCTTCGTCGCCCTGGCATACCTCGGGCTGACACTGAGCTATCACTTCATGCTCAAGCACGTGGTCATCCTGGATGCGCTCGCGGTCTCGGGCGGGTTCGTGCTGCGCGCCGTTGCGGGAGCGGAAGCGATTCAGGTGGAGATCTCGCCCTGGCTGCTCATGTGTACGCTCCTGCTGGCGCTGTTCCTGACATTCACGAAACGCCGGCAGGAACTGGTGGCCCTGGAGGAAGAGGCCCTCGCAACGCGGCAGATCCTGTCAGAGTACACGCCTGAGCTCTTGGACCAGATGATCGCGGTGGTGACCGCCTCGACACTCATGAGCTACTGCTTGTACACCATCAGCGATCGCACCGTGCATGAGGTGGGCAGCCGGGACCTCATTTTCACGATCCCCTTCGTCATCTACGGCATATTCCGATACTTGTACCTCGTACACCGACACGGTCAGGGCGAGGCTCCAGACCGCGTCCTGCTCACCGATGCCCCATTGCTGGCAACCGTAGCTCTCTATGTGGTAGTCGTCGCGGTCATCTTCTACCTGGCCAGTGGCGGGTTGGGCGGACCACTCCTCCCTGCAAACGGCAGGTACTGA